A section of the Telopea speciosissima isolate NSW1024214 ecotype Mountain lineage chromosome 3, Tspe_v1, whole genome shotgun sequence genome encodes:
- the LOC122656609 gene encoding protein ENHANCED DISEASE RESISTANCE 2-like isoform X1: protein MGVSQEDRRIEGWLYLIRSNRIGLHYSRKRYFILQDQCLMSLKSMPTSNNEDPVKRATIDPCIRVTDNGRERINRKVFFAFSLYNTSNHNDRLKLGATSSEEAARWIRLLKEAALQECTNAGENVLACLKRKCKTDRSNGSKRTDCRNSIDWTLRSSLYSEAMMHDVIAPSPWTIFCCENGLRLFKEAKDKDFHQPSWDDHPATMAVGVIDGASEAIFRTVMSLGHSRSEWDFCIYRGSVIEHLDGHSDIIHVQLKGDWMPWGMRRRDLLLRRYWRREDDGTYVILYHSVYHKRCQPLKGYVRACLKSGGYVISPVNQGKQSVVKHMLAIDWKFWKSYLRTSFARSITIRMLGRLAALREFSGARIGNYPSFDLSSGQMIRDIGLPQNEREDIEVDFQNPAESGTSNEDYAVEEELKNPPSKSASLMELNETADEFFDIPEPSDNDESESLWPSDSSPEMHQELCNPKLSTATGFVRKFHDLAIQKRGYVDLQDLARGEGSRCYGATLPKDPSCTMPCSWTTPDPSTFLIRGKSYLRDQQKIKAKGTLMQMVAADWLRSDKREDDLGGRPGGIVQKYAMKGGPEFFFIVNIQVPGSTTYNLALYYMMSTPMEESPLLESFIKGDDSYRNSRFKLIPYISKGSWIVKQSVGKKAILVGQALEINYFRGKNYLELGIDIGSSTVARGVVSLVLGYLNNLVIEMAFLIQANTEEELPEFLLGMCRLNHLDASKAVLVKP, encoded by the exons ATGGGGGTTTCTCAAGAGGACAGGAGAATCGAAGGATGGCTGTATCTAATTCGTTCCAATAGGATTGGATTGCACTACTCGAGGAAGCGGTATTTCATTCTTCAGGATCAATGTCTTATGAGCTTGAAATCCATGCCAACATCAAATAATGAG GATCCTGTAAAAAGGGCAACAATAGATCCCTGCATTCGTGTTACGGACAACGGGAGAGAGAGGATTAATAGGAAG GTGTTTTTTGCTTTTAGCCTTTATAATACTTCCAATCACAATGATCGGCTTAAG CTGGGAGCAACTAGCTCAGAGGAAGCAGCAAGATGGATTCGTTTATTAAAGGAAGCTGCACTGCAG GAATGCACAAATGCAGGAGAGAATGTTCTAGCCTGTCTTAAGAGAAAGTGCAAGACTGATAG ATCAAATGGTTCCAAGAGAACAGATTGTAGAAACTCCATAGATTGGACTCTTCGATCCTCCCTGTATTCAGAAGCAATGATGCATGATGTTATAGCACCCTCTCCATGGACAATATTTTGCTGTGAAAATG GATTACGGTTATTTAAGGAGGCGAAAGATAAGGATTTCCATCAGCCG TCTTGGGATGATCATCCAGCAACAATGGCAGTGGGAGTGATTGATGGAGCTTCAGAGGCTATTTTTCGGACAGTTATGTCTCTTGGGCACTCCAGATCAGA ATGGGACTTTTGCATTTACCGAGGTAGTGTGATCGAACATCTTGATGGTCATTCAGATATTATCCACGTGCAGTTGAAGGGTGACTGGATGCCTTG GGGGATGAGAAGGAGAGATTTACTGCTGCGGCGGTATTGGAGGAGGGAGGATGATGGAACATATG TTATTCTTTACCATTCGGTGTATCATAAAAGGTGTCAACCCCTGAAAGGATATGTCAGAGCCTGCCTTAAAA gtGGAGGATATGTAATATCTCCAGTTAACCAAGGGAAACAATCAGTTGTAAAGCACATGCTTGCTATCGACTGGAAGTTCTGGAAGTCCTACCTACGTACATCATTTGCGAGATCTATAACTATCCGGATGCTCGGGAGACTTGCTG CCCTTAGAGAGTTCTCAGGAGCCAGAATAGGAAATTACCCATCCTTTGATTTATCATCAGGGCAGATGATAAGAGATATTGGGTTGCCTCAAAATGAAAGAGAGGATATTGAGGTTGACTTTCAAAACCCAGCAGAAAGTGGAACCAGTAATGAAGATTATGCAGTGGAAGAAGAGTTGAAGAATCCACCTTCCAAATCTGCAAGCCTCATGGAATTGAACGAGACAGCAGATGAGTTCTTTGATATTCCTGAGCCATCGGATAATGATGAATCAGAGAGTTTATGGCCTTCTGACTCAAGCCCAGAAATGCATCAG GAATTATGCAATCCAAAGCTATCGACAGCTACCGGTTTTGTGAGAAAATTTCATGATCTAGCAA TTCAGAAGAGGGGTTATGTAGACTTACAAGACTTGGCTAGGGGAGAAGGTTCACGATGCTATGGAGCAACTCTCCCAAAAGACCCAAGTTGTACAATGCCTTGCAGTTGGACAACACCTGATCCTTCTACTTTTCTAATCCGTGGAAAAAGTTATCTACGAGACCAGCAAAAG ATCAAGGCAAAAGGAACCTTGATGCAAATGGTTGCAGCAGATTGGCTTAGATCTGACAAGCGAGAAGATGATCTTGGTGGCCGTCCTGGGGGTATTGTTCAG AAGTATGCCATGAAGGGTGGACCAGAATTCTTCTTCATCGTAAACATACAG GTACCTGGTTCAACTACATATAACCTTGCGTTGTATTACATGATGAGCACTCCTATGGAAGAAAGTCCCTTACTCGAGAGCTTTATCAAAGGAGACGATTCGTATAGGAATTCAAGATTTAAGCTCATACCATACATTTCCAAG GGCTCCTGGATAGTAAAGCAAAGTGTTGGAAAGAAAGCAATCCTGGTGGGTCAAGCTCTTGAAATAAACTACTTTCGGGGGAAGAACTACTTGGAG CTTGGAATCGACATTGGCTCATCCACAGTTGCAAGAGGTGTGGTCAGTCTTGTTCTCGGATACCTAAACAATCTGGTAATAGAAATGGCATTTCTTATACAG GCTAATACAGAAGAGGAGTTACCAGAATTCCTTCTTGGAATGTGCCGTCTTAATCATCTAGATGCATCTAAAGCAGTTCTTGTGAAACCATGA
- the LOC122656609 gene encoding protein ENHANCED DISEASE RESISTANCE 2-like isoform X2, producing MGVSQEDRRIEGWLYLIRSNRIGLHYSRKRYFILQDQCLMSLKSMPTSNNEDPVKRATIDPCIRVTDNGRERINRKVFFAFSLYNTSNHNDRLKLGATSSEEAARWIRLLKEAALQECTNAGENVLACLKRKCKTDRSNGSKRTDCRNSIDWTLRSSLYSEAMMHDVIAPSPWTIFCCENGLRLFKEAKDKDFHQPSWDDHPATMAVGVIDGASEAIFRTVMSLGHSRSEWDFCIYRGSVIEHLDGHSDIIHVQLKGDWMPWGMRRRDLLLRRYWRREDDGTYVILYHSVYHKRCQPLKGYVRACLKSGGYVISPVNQGKQSVVKHMLAIDWKFWKSYLRTSFARSITIRMLGRLAALREFSGARIGNYPSFDLSSGQMIRDIGLPQNEREDIEVDFQNPAESGTSNEDYAVEEELKNPPSKSASLMELNETADEFFDIPEPSDNDESESLWPSDSSPEMHQQELCNPKLSTATGFVRKFHDLAIQKRGYVDLQDLARGEGSRCYGATLPKDPSCTMPCSWTTPDPSTFLIRGKSYLRDQQKIKAKGTLMQMVAADWLRSDKREDDLGGRPGGIVQKYAMKGGPEFFFIVNIQVPGSTTYNLALYYMMSTPMEESPLLESFIKGDDSYRNSRFKLIPYISKDKQCLQEQQRVCSLQLQRVLTAN from the exons ATGGGGGTTTCTCAAGAGGACAGGAGAATCGAAGGATGGCTGTATCTAATTCGTTCCAATAGGATTGGATTGCACTACTCGAGGAAGCGGTATTTCATTCTTCAGGATCAATGTCTTATGAGCTTGAAATCCATGCCAACATCAAATAATGAG GATCCTGTAAAAAGGGCAACAATAGATCCCTGCATTCGTGTTACGGACAACGGGAGAGAGAGGATTAATAGGAAG GTGTTTTTTGCTTTTAGCCTTTATAATACTTCCAATCACAATGATCGGCTTAAG CTGGGAGCAACTAGCTCAGAGGAAGCAGCAAGATGGATTCGTTTATTAAAGGAAGCTGCACTGCAG GAATGCACAAATGCAGGAGAGAATGTTCTAGCCTGTCTTAAGAGAAAGTGCAAGACTGATAG ATCAAATGGTTCCAAGAGAACAGATTGTAGAAACTCCATAGATTGGACTCTTCGATCCTCCCTGTATTCAGAAGCAATGATGCATGATGTTATAGCACCCTCTCCATGGACAATATTTTGCTGTGAAAATG GATTACGGTTATTTAAGGAGGCGAAAGATAAGGATTTCCATCAGCCG TCTTGGGATGATCATCCAGCAACAATGGCAGTGGGAGTGATTGATGGAGCTTCAGAGGCTATTTTTCGGACAGTTATGTCTCTTGGGCACTCCAGATCAGA ATGGGACTTTTGCATTTACCGAGGTAGTGTGATCGAACATCTTGATGGTCATTCAGATATTATCCACGTGCAGTTGAAGGGTGACTGGATGCCTTG GGGGATGAGAAGGAGAGATTTACTGCTGCGGCGGTATTGGAGGAGGGAGGATGATGGAACATATG TTATTCTTTACCATTCGGTGTATCATAAAAGGTGTCAACCCCTGAAAGGATATGTCAGAGCCTGCCTTAAAA gtGGAGGATATGTAATATCTCCAGTTAACCAAGGGAAACAATCAGTTGTAAAGCACATGCTTGCTATCGACTGGAAGTTCTGGAAGTCCTACCTACGTACATCATTTGCGAGATCTATAACTATCCGGATGCTCGGGAGACTTGCTG CCCTTAGAGAGTTCTCAGGAGCCAGAATAGGAAATTACCCATCCTTTGATTTATCATCAGGGCAGATGATAAGAGATATTGGGTTGCCTCAAAATGAAAGAGAGGATATTGAGGTTGACTTTCAAAACCCAGCAGAAAGTGGAACCAGTAATGAAGATTATGCAGTGGAAGAAGAGTTGAAGAATCCACCTTCCAAATCTGCAAGCCTCATGGAATTGAACGAGACAGCAGATGAGTTCTTTGATATTCCTGAGCCATCGGATAATGATGAATCAGAGAGTTTATGGCCTTCTGACTCAAGCCCAGAAATGCATCAG CAGGAATTATGCAATCCAAAGCTATCGACAGCTACCGGTTTTGTGAGAAAATTTCATGATCTAGCAA TTCAGAAGAGGGGTTATGTAGACTTACAAGACTTGGCTAGGGGAGAAGGTTCACGATGCTATGGAGCAACTCTCCCAAAAGACCCAAGTTGTACAATGCCTTGCAGTTGGACAACACCTGATCCTTCTACTTTTCTAATCCGTGGAAAAAGTTATCTACGAGACCAGCAAAAG ATCAAGGCAAAAGGAACCTTGATGCAAATGGTTGCAGCAGATTGGCTTAGATCTGACAAGCGAGAAGATGATCTTGGTGGCCGTCCTGGGGGTATTGTTCAG AAGTATGCCATGAAGGGTGGACCAGAATTCTTCTTCATCGTAAACATACAG GTACCTGGTTCAACTACATATAACCTTGCGTTGTATTACATGATGAGCACTCCTATGGAAGAAAGTCCCTTACTCGAGAGCTTTATCAAAGGAGACGATTCGTATAGGAATTCAAGATTTAAGCTCATACCATACATTTCCAAGG ACAAACAGTGCTTACAAGAACAACAACGAGTGTGCAGCTTACAACTGCAAAGAGTGCTAACTGCTAATTAG